ATCAGTTACAAAAGAGGCAATAAGAAGAAAGTTAAGTGACCTGTACTCCATTGTTGCAGTGTTCAGAGGTCAGTATGAGTCCAGGCAGAATGCTGGGCAGGTCCAGCCGGCGGAAATACCACACCAGGTTCCAGAAGATGATAGGGTGCTGGGTGAGGAACTTTTGAGTGTAGATAACCTGaagaaaacatgacaaacagAGTGACACTTTGCACCAACATAGAATCCTGAGTAAATTAAGCCCAATAAAGTTTTGATAAAATGTTTGTTCGTGAGCATGTACCTCATCTCCCTCATTTTCTAGTAAGGACTCCAGCTCTTTCCTCAACACCAGAGGGCTCAGATAAGGCACTGAGACTGGATTTGGGTTGGGACGCTTCTGACCCAATGTATCCTATGATATAAGAAGAAAACTCAAATGTCCTCAAATGTTTTCAGAGTTTATTTTTGTCCCTTCTGGATCTAAACACTTTAGTTGCTATGGACAAAACAACAGAACTGCCAGCAGCACTTACCACCACTTCCTGCAGGCTATTGGGCAGGCTGGTGGTGGACACTCCGTGATTGGGCCGCTGGATGGAGTCCAGGCTCTGTAGAGGCCCGCCCACACTGTTACTGCGAGTCAGAGATGTGCTGCGCTTCTCTGCCTGCCTCTCCAGCAGGCCCAGAGGGTCCGAAATCACTGGCTCTGGCACTAGTCTGTGGAAAtacagtgtgttttaaaaacagtgtaaaaaGATTATGGTAGGCTCATGGACACACTTTGTGTGTGCAGTAGTAACATTACGTCAGTGTTACTGGCATCCAGACAATCACCAATCACAGTCTCTTTAGAGCAAATGATGCTTTAACTTCTGCAGGCCTGATGTAATCAGTTTGATACGTGGCAAAGAGACAGTTTACGAAACTAGCTTGTCTAAAATTACAGCCTGTTAAATAGCTGTGGTGGTGTGGgctaaaacaataacaaaatggCATGTCTCATTTTCAGGCAggatacactacactacatgaTCGCAGGGGCGGCGTCACGTGTGCGCACGCGACAGGAGAGAGGAGAATGCACGTGGCAGCCACTTGTAGAGTCAAATCAAAcacaagaaacacacaaacacatcatttacaaatgtttatataatgtgTACTGGAATGCTAAATGTTTGAGAAGTTTTGTTTAATATATACTTAAAACTGTGAGTACTTTGGGGATGCAttttacattgtgtgtgtgtttgtgtatcctAAAGAAAAGATTATTCTGAGGCtttaatatcataaaatattacccaattttatacatatattacataaatatggAAATAACATACGCTTTCTGTGTGCCAGTCCCGTAGGTCAGtgtcccttcagtctcctcctTGCTTTCAGGGGATTCTGAGAAGTTGATGAGGTCAGCGGCGTCACTGGGGCTGCCCACCTTTACCTCTGAGCTGGAGGCTGTAGGCTGTGTGCTGCCACTGTGGATACTGTCTCCTGAGGTGCTGGTCACATAGAATCTGTGTTCACACATGTAAAAGAACAATGTGAATGTTAAAACTGTGCATAACGTTTTATTTCTGAAGTCacactgaatatgaatgaaatgaTGTAACATGAGAAATGCACTTGTTAAAGTGTAATTAAAACTAATATGGTCAGTTTATGTCTCTGATGACATTCTGAAGAATTTATTAGAATCAATAATtgaaaagacaaaattaaaaaaaggatttttttttttgtttgctatgTGTCATCTGATTTTTCATCCATCTCACCCAGACGGAGGGCGCAGGTCGTGGAACTCCACATGCAGCAGAGGCAGGAAGGAACTGTGGCAGAAAGGACACGTTGTGTTCAAGTTGGAGTCTTCCGCTGTCCAACCTGCCATGATCTCCTCATCGTACACCAGCACCTCACAGGAGCGACACTGAGAACAGCTCGACATTAGCACCTACGGAAGAAAACACATCACTGCTGTATGACAAAACGTTACCTTGGAACaatgtaacaaaatggaaaatggcATTCTCTATGTAAGTAGTACATAAGACACTTTTCAGGGTACAAGGTACTTCAGATGATCATGTACTTTATAGTGTAGCAACAACACAATCTAACAATTGGAGCTAAATCACTAGTAACCTCTTTATAAGAGGAGAAatgacacactgaaaaaaaaatagacagactAAAGGAGTTTAGGAATGCAGTATGCTCAGCAGAGGGCGCTGCTCTCACCTCTAAAGCACAGTTCTGATAGATGCTGGAAGTGCTGGCATGATGAGAGGAGCCCTGCTCAGACCTCTCTGAGTCCACTCCCTTCATGGACCTACCAAGAGTCATGGCTGTACAACATAAATAAGAGCGGTTACAAACATGAACCATATATCTGCacagcttattaaaaaaaaaaaaaaaatacacacaacttGTACTGTTTTCTTTGTCGTAGTAACTCTTGCACTCATATGTAACAGAGTTTTAGCCTTGTGGTATTCTTAGATCATGGCCTATTTGTACTGGCGTGAACATATGTTTTGTCAAAGAGATATCTTTTCACTTCCGGAAATCAGTATTTATGATTTATACTTAAGTACAGAATGGACTGCAAGGCAAAGGAAAAGCACTGTCATGCATGTTTAATTTCCTGAGCTGAGCAGCATGATTTGTGTTGGTAGATACTGGAGCGGTGGCCATCTAAAAAAGATTTCTGGTGAAAAATCTGGTACTTTGCACAGTGTAAAAAGGCTCTTTGTAGCATACAGTCATCTGATACcgcttgtttgtgtgtttcactcACATGCAGTGTGCTGTGCCCGGCCAGTATcactgctctcactgctgctgcCCAGACTGGTGGTGCTGTGTGTGAGGCCATTGGAGGCCAGGCTGGGCATGAGTCCTCTGGGCATAGCACTGTCTGTTCCATCGCCACACATCAGCTGCTCCTCCAGTCGAGCAGGGAAGCTGTCCCTAGGCTGGCTCTGCTCCTCCTGCAAGCAGCAAAGGTTTAGAATTATAAGATGAATCATGCTTAGAAATGCCATAACCATAAGTAAGTTcgttatgattattatatttcCCAGAGTGAGCTCCTTTCCATCACTGAAAGGCACTCAGTGTAAAATCAATATACTCTCACTGAAACAGCTTCTCCATAGACCAAGACTGGAAACGATTGGTTATATTATACGGCCCCTTCTGCATAATAAtttgtctctcttttatttctcccCCAGTAAAATAACCTCCAGCTCACCTCATCGTCTGAATAGGAGTAGGCAGAAGCCACGGCCCCCCACACTTTACTGGCTACGTTTGCTGCTTGCTTCATGCCTGACTTCAGCATGTCCACTTTAGGTCCTGAAAGCAAGGCGTCCATCTTGATGCCCGAGATGGAGTTGATGACCGAGCCTAATGATCCGCTCTGCGAAGACCTCACTAGTGCAGTCAGAGACGATGACCTTTGGCCCTCATTGCTAGGGGTCTTCAGGGACTTAATTGCAAAGGTCTTGGAGCGTGTGACAGCAGGGCTGCGTTTAGGGGTTTCCAGTAAATCAGGGGTCTTTACTGGGCCTGCAGGGAGGCTAGACCTCCGTCCCAAAGACTGCTTACTGGCAGGACAGTCCACAGGATCACCTTTACTCTGGGCCTCCTGGTGCAGTTCCATGCTGGAGGCCTTGGCTCCTAATGGGCTCTTCAGGTTCATGTACATCTCGATCTCATCAGCAAGTTTTCGTGAGACCACGGGTGGGACAAGGCGTGCAGATTCTTGGCTCTGAATGGAGGCTGCTTCTTCGCTTTCTGAGGCCAGCAAGGAAAGAGGATCTGCCCCTATTTCTACATCCTCTCTCTCCACCGCCttagaggaggatgatgagctGCTCACAATTCTCCCCACTCCTTCAGTGCTCCCCTTAGGCATTACTTCCTCAGCTGgcttttctatttttcccttGTCTTCATCCATCTTCACTTCAAAACTGATCAACTCCATCTTCTCATTAACCTCCTCCTCAAGGCTAGAGCTTGCAACAGGTACCATCCCTAGGTCACTAAAGACAGAAACTGAGGTTGAAGCAGGAGGAGGAGTCTTGCCACCGGAAAACGCAGCAGCGAGGATTTTTGCGTCTGCACCCATGTGGTCCACACTCAACTCCAGACTGCTCTTCTTTCGCAACATGCCAGCTCGACTCTCCGCGCTGAAACTGCAGCTGCGCTCTGCAAAACCTTTGGCCCTCTGCTGTTGGCTGCTTTGTGTCGAGTCTAGGTTTGTAGTGCCTTCATCCTCTGGCAGGACAATGTCCTCAGTCTTACTGTGAGCAGTGAAGAGCTTTCCACCTAAAACAGTTAACGAGACATGTCAGTTATGTTTAGAAAGctgctttattttacatttttttttgagcagATCATGATGAAACTTCTGCACAGATAAGATAAAATATAGATTTATGAAAAAGGTACATTATCTATGGATGTGATGAtactaattaattataatattaggCTTACCTGAATCTTTTCTCCCTATGGTTTTTTCAAAGCTCCCGCTGGACTGTCTGACGATGCTGGCTGGTGGGGGTATCGATTCAGCAGGACTGGGGGGCTCAGACACAGCCACTGCACTATCCACAGAGCCAGCAATATCCTCAACTATACAGAGCCACACAACAATCACATTACACACCACAGAAAACAAACTCATCTTCCAGAACTGCTCATACAGACTAAGCAAAGCTAGAAGCAGAAAACAAGCCATAAATAACAATGATTTCAAATGACGAATAATCCATTAGAGAGATTTACAAGTGATCAGCTGTAAGTGCATTACCATTCTGTTGACTCTTCACTGTTTTGCTCTTGTTGGCTTGGTCACCATCAGAGAGAGGAAAGGCTGTAGTTTTACAAGCATCGACAGAGTCCTGATGGAGCTCATCCTTAGAGCCATAACCTTGGTCAGACTGGCCCCCTAAAATATacaagaagaaggaaaaataaatcaataaatatataataaatcaaatctTATAGATGTGAAGTACCAGTCTTTCACAGCAGCCCTGGTGTCCTGGTAGAAAATTGAAGACCCATATAGGTTTGCAGTTAGTCCACATAATGTAATAAGCTAAACTTAGGTAAAGAACAGCAATTTTCTCACAAAGATGAGCATGCTAATTTCACTCAAATTTGCATCCTCACACATCACATGAAACCCCATAATGAACTGATACAATACAGAAGGAATAATTTGGAAGAGTAGTGActatttctttaataatgaGGATTATGATGTTAATAAATATACTCAAGAGCATTTCTTTCAGAGTCTTTAAGAGTTTTAAGACACAGAGTCTTTAAGACACTGTCTTAGACACGCATGCAGTTTTCCACTAGCAACTCTGTGTTAGTGGAACCACAAAATCTACGTGCAAGCCAAATGTGTTTAAGTATGTTGCAAATGAGGTTCATGAGATGCTTGTACctaataaaaatactgaataaCAAAGTGACTACAGAAAGTGGATCAGGTGCATCACATACTGTACTACAGTGCATTACCTGTACTACACTGACTCCCATTTTTGTCTGCCACAATCAGACCGTGtgagaacagtgtgtgttctTCTCCGTTAGGTTCACTGGAGCTGTCggcactgcagtggctgagtCTGTCCCCATCACCATCTGCTATTGCGTCCAGAGACACTACTGCAGACCAAGAACAGTCCTCAGTAACGCACAACATAATCACTGAACAAGACTATTTAAAGGACACACATTGTATGTCCATATCTACAAGTTTGGCTAATACTGTACTGGCAGTTTTGTTGAATAAAACCAGCTGAGTTAACCTGATCATTCTCAGTACTCCAGGAAAGTGCTAGTCagcttacattaaaaaaaaaaaaaaaaaaaaaaaaaaaaaaaaacccgataCTAGTCATGTGATCTCCTCCTTACCTGCTGTAATAGGAGGAGCTCTTTTTGACTGAGCTTCTCCCCGCACAGCCTGTTTAAACTGGGCCACCCCTCGCACCACATTCCTCAGTTTAGTCCACATGAAGCGGCCGCTGCGGTTTCGACTAGGCCAAGGGCTCTCCAGAACagcctgcatacacacacacacaggtcagcaTAACCATAACAACTTTTTTCCATGGTGACACATCCCGGATTTGACATTTTCCCCTTggcaggaaaggaaaaaaaaaaaaaaagttgggagAGTTTATTGCGCTGTGTGATTCATGCTAAACAGAAATGAACCAAAAATGTTGGCCTGACAAATTTGGTGGCTGATGGAAGCTGATACAAAGTTCGAATGTGAAAGCTTTGAAAAGCTTTGAAATACAGGCAGTGTCTCATCAGTTTATAGTGAGATACAGCACGGTTACAGCAGACAATAAATGGTGTGCTTTCAAGACTCTATTTAAAACAGAAGAATTAATCTGTCACCAAGAAATTCTAATCATGTTGCAGTTATAGGGCCAGGAATTTGGTGGAGCCCCAATGTGCAATGAAACGCTGATTTTTGAAATCaacaatcaataaatcaaaatgttaatatttctagataaaattctaaaattctttttgtcttttgccACATGCACTCACCAACCGCTTTGTGTGACCAAGTTGTAGCGCCTATAAAtagcagtgtgtgagtgcgttTCCTGTGGTCCTGGAGAGATGAATGCACTTCACTACCTTGTTGTAGTATCCGTAAGTGATGGCATTGGCCTCAACGCCGGCCTTCTTCATCTCCATTAGGACAAGTACGGCCATGACGGGCATTCCCCACAGCCCGCACAGCTGCATCACCACACGGTAACACACCTGCCAAAGACACACCATAACCCTTCCTTTAAACttcaacacattttatataactgTAAAACCATATATAAGCATACAAGTAGAACAGTGTCTTAGACACAGACATAAAACCGGACATGTTTTCTCTAAATTACACTCAACAACTTTAtatttaaactaaataaataaataaataaataaaaaaataaacacatttcagcacatttcacacaaaatctttaggcccacaaaacacaaactaacCTCATCCAGCACCTGTACCTCAGAGCTCCTCATCTTGAGCAGGACATCGAGCGCTTGCTGCATGGCACGGGGTTTGGACTGAGCCAAACGCATGCCTGCAGGCAGGCAGATAAACCACAGGCTATAGCAGTGGCTGAACAGACACTTAGCCCACAACTGAGGGTTCGAATAGAAGCGCTTTGCCATCTTGTAGGCCAGCTTGACTTCCTATGATACGAAAGACACAAACAGAACAATAGATGCAATACTATGCAGTAATAGGTTATAATATGCATAATATTCTAGTATAAGTGTAACAAATATGAATTCTTTTCAAACCACAAGCTTAAACATATGACAAGTAAATTTCAATATAAGTCACTCTTAAGGCAGAACAATAAACTATCTGCCAAAAAGGGCTCAATGAGAAAAAAGATCTTTTACCAGTTCACACTGGTTTATTAATGGCTAGCTCATACATACACCGAGTCCTCTACGTAATGTGAAGTCCCTGTCCAATAGTGCACATACGTTCAGTGTTTATGAAAGTCTTCAGTAAAAGGAGTGCAGTCTCACTACTGTGTTCAACAATGGccaaaaaataacatttgacTTGTATCAGAGATCCTCTCCACACTGGGACACTTGCTGATGTAGCATCCGTTCTCCTTCAATACACCAATATCCTGCTGCTCCACCCAGCTGCTTGTGCGTCTTTGTGTTCAAACTGAGACAGTCAATGAATACGAGAGCACAAACAACCGAGAGCTAAAAATATGACTACGACTGTGCCTACctgttttttattgtctttctcCTTATTAATCTACAGAGGCTTAAAATGTTGGCTTTCAGCAGAAGGGAAGATGAAGCAAGAAAAGACACACAATGGTTGCCGTTCACTCCTCTCCTTTCCATTCAGCTCTGAGTTTGATGCATGTGCGTGAGTGAGTATCAACGGtgttaaaaacatgaataacACTGCGGaatttgagggaaaaaaaaccctacaaagAAAAGCACAGATGTGCTTTCTGTAAATGGAGGTCTGTACTTCCTGCCATGACAGTGTTTCAGTCTGCAATTTTAAAGGGTATCAGCACTCTCTTCAAATGCACATCTCCACCAACAGTCTTAGAGGTTTAAAGGCCTTTTTCAGGGCATAGGAACTCTGTTACTGCATCTACGGCAACCTTGTTAGCCTATGTCTTTGGTCAGATTGTGCACGATTAATGGGTGTGTCATGGCAGAATTATAGGTGGGATGAAAAAGATATATAAGAACCTATCATGTTTCACCCCCCTCGCCCCTGAGTTGCTAGAGATGCTCATGAAGGCAAGCACAAATGTTGGCTTCAGCATTTGAGCATTTGAATCATTACCAGCTGGATGTACAGGCTCAAATTTTGTCCTATTCCAGCCTACCTCCTGCATTACTAGAATTTTGTCTGCCTCTGCCTCCTCAAGTGCCAGTGGTGCTGTGGGAGTAATGCTCCAgtgttcatgtttgttttggaaCTCCCACTTTTCACAAGCtatcaaaatcaaaatcaaaatccagcttaaaaaaaacaaaacaaacaaaaacaaaaaaaagtcttccCTCCCAAGTATGCCATGTCATTTGAAAATATGACCAATGTGTGTTCCAATATCTGTTTCTTAAATAGCAGAAACAGCTGACTGCTGTGATATTTAGCTGTCCCAATCGCTACATTCACACCAAAGCTAAAAGTTTATAATCTGAAAAACATTCTGTTATGTGGCATTGCAACCTCAGACACAAGAATCAGACTGAAATTCATGCAACTTGTATTTCAACATTATGTTTGTCATAATTTTTCACTGCATGTACACACGTTTGGTCCGTAACTGTTGTTCTGAGGACAGCAGCATTGTGATCTTTTTATAGAGACAACAAGTCAGCCATCAGACACACAAATCAAAATTAATTTCCTCGGTTTCATAATGATTTGTCTGAATTTGTAGCTAGGCTCAACTGTACAACAATGTCAAAAACAGCTTTAGATCAGCAGTTGTAGTGCTGTTGCATTTCCTTAGTTTTAGGTTCTGGGTGTTGGGTAGTGCGTTGTTCTATTGCGGATACAAGTCAGGTGAGCATGACCTGGGAAAGTAGCCAAGAACTACACATGACTCACTTGGGCCTCTGGCCTGGGATGGTATATAGATGCAATTTCTTGACATTATGGGCACGTTTGAAAGTTATCCATATtgattacagtaaaccaaactCTCTTACTATAAATTCAACATAACTGACTACTAATCCCTCAAAAAGAGCATGCTGACAATCTGTAAACCTAACTATGATTCACCAATACGAATACTCCTCAAGTCATTGCGTCTTTGTGTACTAAAAATATTTACTCTAGTTACAGGTCCAGTGTATGATTACTAGGTAAGCAGCCACTGTTGCAAAATGATTCTAGCTCATTAGTAGCCAGAAAGTCACTGATTCTAAAACAAGTCGATCTAGAATGACACAGCAATTTCCTAGTACTTTACATGGTGTAATGGAATACTGTGCAGCATAGTATGGTGTGTATAATGAGGTCATACCTGCTTGGTTCTTTTAGCCAGGAGTGCAGGACTGCTGGACACACTGGCACCTGCGGCTCTGGTGCTGAGTGCTGGCTTCGGCACTAATGGACGATCAAATAACTCCAGCCGCAAGCGAGGGAAGCTCTTGTAGCTGTTGGACGAATTTCcagtaaacacagagaaaatcaaatattaaaaaagtgaAGAATATTACagacactcactgagcactttattaggaacacctgtacacctactcatttacgcaattatctaatcagccaatcatgtggcaacagtgcAATGCATTACATCCTGcggatacgggccagcagcttcaggtaatgttcacatcaaccatccaaatgggggaaaatgtgatctcggtaATTGATGATGTTGCCAGACGAGCTGGTTTGgatatttctgtaactgctgatctcctgggattttcacgcacaacagtctctagagtttactcagaatgatgcaataaagaaaaaacatccagtcagtggcagttctgtggatggaaacaccttgttgatgagagagttcaacagagaatggccagactggttcgaatggctacagtaactcaaataaccactctatacCATTGtgataagcagaaaagcatctcagaatgcacaacatgtcgaaccttgagccggatgggctacaacagcagaagacaacgTCAGGTCccatttctgtcagccaagaacagaaagctgaggctgcagtgggcacaggctcaccaaaactggacacctgaagactggaaaaacgtagtgCCAACAGCGTAGATGCAAGGACCCAACCTGCTTTTTGTCAAAAGTCCAGGCTGgtagaggtggtgtaatggGGAATGTTTCTTGGCACGCTTTGGGACTATTAATTCCAATCAATCATTTCACTCTATCTGAGGTCAACCAATCAAcctctgagtattgttgctgaccatgtgcatcccttcatggccacaatttatcgatcttctaatggctacttccagcataataatgcaccatgtcacaaaggaAAGGTCATCACAAAATGGATCcttgaacatgacaatgagttcagtgttcttcagtggccttctcagtcaacagatctgaatccaatggATCACCTTtaggatgtggtagaatgggagagtcgcagcatgaaagtgcacctgaaaaatctgcaggaattgcgtgatgcaatcatgtaaACATGGATCAgaatcttgtggaatccatgccattaAGAACTGAGGCTGTGTTGAGAGCAAAGgacctacccagtattagtatagtgttcctaataaagtgttcggtGAGTGTATGGGATTGGACAAATGGAAAAATGACATCAGCACAATACATGTTACCTGTACCTACACCCAGGGGacagtgtttactgtttatGATTGATCTAGGGTAATAAGTAAACAATAAAAGACAGTTTCCAGCTCACTGGAGCGGAGAAAGAGGTGCTTTCTTCAGATGACACAGTACGGCTACAAATCATAATCCAGAACTATATGGACTGAAGTCGAGTACCTATGTTGGTTTCCTATTACATAATGACAGCTGTGAAAGTTCTCTGGAGGTTGTGGGGGTAGTAAGTATGAAAAACAGGCATACTgattattttatgttaaaataattctgttttCTTCAATGTGAACTACTGAGCAAGAGACACAACATGTATGTTGTAAAGGCATCAAACAATACAGATGAAGAAAGTGTGCCAGTGTGATATTGTCTCTTTGACCTGCCAGAAATAAGGTGTGAAAAATCAAGGGTGAAGATACTTTAGTAAAAACCATCACTACACTACTACTGAAAactgctgctttgtgacaattgcATTTTGTCCCACCCATATTTCCCAGCTCAGCACACATGGTACTTGGGCCACAAGTGTAACCAAACTTGGCATGAGTAGTTAGGGACGGTATGTCTCCCTCGGCAGTGGAAAAAAACTCTGGGACAGCAGTTAACCAAGCATGTCTGGAGGAAAAGTGTGAGATCAAAAACAGAGGCACTGCAGAGCAGACAGCTGAGTAACAAGCCATCAGTAGCTGCAATCATTGCCAATCTGGCTCAAGGCTGGAATGAAACTACTTGTAGGACCCTAGGTATTGACAAGCATAAAAACAGATGATGCTAGCCTTGTGCTAATGGATCTAAGAGCCTTCATATGCTATTCACCTAAAGTAAGAAGTGCGGCATAAGATCAGTGGCTAAATAAACCACTATACTGCAAAGTAACAGAAAACTAGCAAATGtcaggacagaaaaaaacagttcaatTATTGGTATAGTACAAATATAGCACGTGCACTTCAAGAGAAAGACCGTTTTCAAATGGATGGCATTTTTGATGTTGAGAGGTTCCTTAAAAATTTACTTGTAATTTAactaaaaagtgtgtgtgtgtgtgtgtgtttgacacaCACCTGTATTTCGGAGGAGGATCCGGGCCATCATCGGCAGGGGGCTCTGGAGGCAAGATAAAGACAGTGTGCTCGCTCTTCTGAGACTCATCCAGCTCTACCAGCCTGGTGTCTTCTGACAGCTCTCCTTCAACCTGCCAGAAAGAGGAACCAGTTAAACCGAAGCTGCTCCAGGAACATCAACCCATTTCCTCTAAGAACTAAGGCTGCACAAATGATATTGTTAATCAGTACTatgcaataattaaaataaacgtCTTTTTCCACACTCGCTCCTTTCTTGAAAAAGTTAAGGATAACGCTAAGACCTGATATCAATGGGCAAACAAGTCATCCACAAATCacgaaatgattttattttgtgctgtGAAAATCCTAAACAACCTGAGAAGTTAAAGATGCACATGTAAATATATTTGGTCAAAAGAAAAACTCGgcctttattattttcttctctgAACAATATTTACATAGTGACTGGTGATTTAATGATCACTAATTCCTCCAAAACACACAGGGACTTTCCATGTCTTTTACAGCTCAACGTGTTTAGATTAACAATGTGCCAACATTTCCAACAGCAGATGGCAGAGTTAATTATTTACTCCATTAAACCGATGGTACTGCATATGAGCAGCAACAGCCATCTGGCCTTAATCTTCCTGAAAAGCTGATCTGGAGCCTGTTACATTACCAAGAGTCTAACAGGCTCGACACCAAAACTGCACTCAGTTCAGGAGCAAGGGGCACTTCCTCCTTCCCACACCATCTGCAGATATCAAACTTTATGCCTCCAGGCTTAGCctaacactttttttctgtcctCATAAGCAGCACAACAGCCAATTGCGTTATGTCAGGATAAGGATGGTAGAGTAGTGAAAAGTGTTGCAGAGGAATTTTTCAGGGAAAATGAGGCTCACCTTTGTGCCTTTGTCTGTTCCTTTATCAGATGGGAAAAGCtatgagagaaatgagagaggaACAAACTCAATCATTAAACTCTGTTACCCATGATAACAGTACTGATGAAGGTGCTTTACATATCATACTACGCAAAGAACCCCATTTACTTTGCTGTGATTCTAGTCacataaaagcattaaaaaatatcAGAGAGGGGGCAATGTGCAGATTCAGTGTG
This genomic interval from Pangasianodon hypophthalmus isolate fPanHyp1 chromosome 4, fPanHyp1.pri, whole genome shotgun sequence contains the following:
- the dennd4c gene encoding DENN domain-containing protein 4C isoform X2 — translated: MIEDKGHRVTDYFVVAGLTDKSVPLEHDLSETKSSGPKAPIIEVAVINKSAGETVPEGFTCIETTYSGQPANLNHGSLKSPELFLCYKRGHEKPPLSDVGVMYEGKDRLIHGCEVIQATPYGRCANVNNSSATSQRIFITLRRAPPIQPRNSLAVTDICVIVTSKGETPPHTFLKVDKNLNCGMWGSNVYLCYKKSVSSSNSIAYKAGLIFRYPEEDYESFPLSESVPLFCLPMGAKIECWAPNTRYPLPVFSTFVLTNSSGEKVYGAAIQFYELYPADKLTEKQKIQLGLLTTVDKKPIPDRTVNTNKCICLLSRWPFYQAFKDFLFFLYKLSVNSVNPLPIEKHISHFMHNVPFPSPQRPRILVQLSAHDSLMLSQPVCTPLPLSGADYSTLLTNLGPENCATLLHFVLLESKILLHSLRPAVLTGVAEAVVAMIFPFQWQCPYIPLCPLSLAGVLNAPCPFIVGVDSRYFDLYDPPPDVVCVDLDTNTIYLSDEKRNSSWKNLPKKPCKSLINSLVNLHHQLTIVRRTVPEGSVVEMTPMEADFTWHKKTIALEMEIQEAFLRFMASILKGYRSYLKPITEAPSEKATAADSLYDLQGFLKSRERAYQKFYSQLTKTQLFIRFIEECTFVSDKDTGLAFFDYCIEKLFPSDKGTDKGTKVEGELSEDTRLVELDESQKSEHTVFILPPEPPADDGPDPPPKYSYKSFPRLRLELFDRPLVPKPALSTRAAGASVSSSPALLAKRTKQEVKLAYKMAKRFYSNPQLWAKCLFSHCYSLWFICLPAGMRLAQSKPRAMQQALDVLLKMRSSEVQVLDEVCYRVVMQLCGLWGMPVMAVLVLMEMKKAGVEANAITYGYYNKAVLESPWPSRNRSGRFMWTKLRNVVRGVAQFKQAVRGEAQSKRAPPITAVSLDAIADGDGDRLSHCSADSSSEPNGEEHTLFSHGLIVADKNGSQCSTGGQSDQGYGSKDELHQDSVDACKTTAFPLSDGDQANKSKTVKSQQNVEDIAGSVDSAVAVSEPPSPAESIPPPASIVRQSSGSFEKTIGRKDSGGKLFTAHSKTEDIVLPEDEGTTNLDSTQSSQQQRAKGFAERSCSFSAESRAGMLRKKSSLELSVDHMGADAKILAAAFSGGKTPPPASTSVSVFSDLGMVPVASSSLEEEVNEKMELISFEVKMDEDKGKIEKPAEEVMPKGSTEGVGRIVSSSSSSSKAVEREDVEIGADPLSLLASESEEAASIQSQESARLVPPVVSRKLADEIEMYMNLKSPLGAKASSMELHQEAQSKGDPVDCPASKQSLGRRSSLPAGPVKTPDLLETPKRSPAVTRSKTFAIKSLKTPSNEGQRSSSLTALVRSSQSGSLGSVINSISGIKMDALLSGPKVDMLKSGMKQAANVASKVWGAVASAYSYSDDEEEQSQPRDSFPARLEEQLMCGDGTDSAMPRGLMPSLASNGLTHSTTSLGSSSESSDTGRAQHTASMTLGRSMKGVDSERSEQGSSHHASTSSIYQNCALEVLMSSCSQCRSCEVLVYDEEIMAGWTAEDSNLNTTCPFCHSSFLPLLHVEFHDLRPPSGFYVTSTSGDSIHSGSTQPTASSSEVKVGSPSDAADLINFSESPESKEETEGTLTYGTGTQKALVPEPVISDPLGLLERQAEKRSTSLTRSNSVGGPLQSLDSIQRPNHGVSTTSLPNSLQEVVDTLGQKRPNPNPVSVPYLSPLVLRKELESLLENEGDEVIYTQKFLTQHPIIFWNLVWYFRRLDLPSILPGLILTSEHCNNGVQLPQTSLPQDSKQVYVQLLWDNVNLHQEPTEPLYQLWRTFLRKKGSLAPTDHQEIRTLLNSIVRNIQTNDVYGPINLLLREIKRHPEVKRQRSIYRQILFLSLVALGRENIDVEAYDREYQLAFEKLSPEQLKVLSPIDRPPSNSVQWCLKFFGAPFI